GGACAGCACGATGACGCCGACCGGCTCCGACGTCGAAGTGGCCCAGTTGCTCGCCAAGGACTGGGGGCTCCAGCTCGAGTTCATCCAGACCACCGGGGCGACCCGCATCCCGAACGTCCTGACCGGCAAGGCCGACATCATCATCTCGACCCTGTCGGTGACTGCCGAGCGCGCCAAGGTGATCGACTTCACCAAGCGCTATGCGACGCTGCAATCCGACGTCGGCTGCCTGAAATCATCGACGATCAAGGACTGGCCGGACCTCAAGGACAAGCCGATCGGCGTCTCGCGCGGCACCACGCAGGACACCACTCTCTCCAACATGAAGGACAAGGACCTCAAGATCGCCCGCTACGACGACGACGCCACCATGGTGACGGCGGCGGTCTCAGGCCAGGTCGACTGCGTCGGCTCGTCCGCGACGATCATCAACCAGATCGGTGTGAAGAACCCCTCGCGCGTGTTTGAATCCCGGATTCCGCTGGCGACCTTCGATCTCGCCATCGGCCTGAAGAAGGGCGAGCAGCCCTTGATGGACAAGCTCAACGCCTGGATCACCGAGAACGTCAAGAACGGCAAGCTCAACGCGATCTACAGGAAGTTCCATGGGGTGGATCTGCCGCCCGACATGCGCAGCTGAACCAAACGAAAGAAAACGTGACAGCCACACGCGGCTGTCACGTTCATGCAAGATCAAGAAGGACATTACATGCGTCTCGTCATCGGATCCGACCACGCCGGCTGGCCACTCAAGCAGACCGTCATCGACCACATCCGCAAGCTCGGCCACGAAATCATCGACGTCGGCTCCCATGACGACAAGCCGGTGGATTTCCCCGATATCGCGCGGGCCGTTGCGGCGAAGGTGACATCGGGCGAAGCCACGCGCGGCATCATGGTCTGCGGCACCGGCGTCGGCGCCTCGATCGCCGCCAACAAGATGAAGGGCATCCGCGCCGCAGTCTGCCACGACGTTCACTCCGCCCATCAGAGCGTCGAGCATGACGACGTCAACGTCATGTGCATCGGCGCGCAGATTGTTGGCGCCTGGCTCGCGGTGGACCTCGTGTCTTCCTACCTGTCCGCCGAATTCTCCACCGACGAGGATTTCCGCCGCCGCGTCGAGAAACTGCGCGTCATGGACGAGCAAGGCTGACGGTCTCTCCATGATCCTGGTGTTCGGATCGCTCAACGTCGATCTGGTCGCAGAGGTGCCGATCATTCCAGGCCCGGGCCGGACGGTGCTGGCACCATCCTACCGGACCCACTTCGGCGGCAAGGGCGCCAATCAGGCCGTCGCCGCCGCGCGGATCGCCGGACCTGGACGCGTGCGCATGGCGGGCCGCGTCGGCCGCGACGGATTTGGCGACAGCGCGATCGAAAACCTTCGAGCCAATGGCGTCGATGCCGACCTGGTCATCAGGGCCGATGAGCCGACCGGCTGTGCGTTCATCACGGTCGATCAGGCCGGCGAGAATGCGATCACGGTGGCAAGCGGCGCCAACATGACGGCGAGCGCCAGTGATCTTGCCGCCGAGCTGTACAGCTCCGACACCGTGCTGATGCTTCAGATGGAAGTGCCGTTCGCGCAAGCGAAGGAAGCCGCGCGCAGAACCTCGGCGGCCTCCGGCACCGTCATCTGGAATCTCGCGCCCGTTCCGGACAAGATGACCCGCGAAATGGTGACGGAGCTTCTCGCCGTCACCGACTATCTCCTGGTCAACGAGCATGAAGCGCTCGATGCCGCCGCCGCCGTCGGCCTTGCTTGCGACGACCACGAAATGGCAGCAGCCGGGCTCGCCAGAGCCGGCAACCTCACCTGCATCGTCACTGCCGGCGCGCAAGGCGCGCTCGCCATGACGGCCGAGGGAACCTGCCTGCGCGCGGCCGCCCCGCGCATCACGCCGGTGGATACGACCGGCGCCGGCGACACCTTCGTCGGCGCATTCGCGGCCATACTCAGCGAAGGCGTGTCGCTACAGCACGCGCTGGAGGTGAGCTGCGAAGCCGCGGCGTTGAAATGCCTCAAGGCCGGCGCCCAGACCGGCATGCCGATGCGCAGCGCGATAGGTTCCATCGCCTAGGACGGATCGCCCGCATCGCCGGCCACGGCTAAACTCTCCCGATTCGTGGAGCGCTGCCCTTGGCCTTCCTCTTCGTCCTCACCGTCGGCCTCGTCGCCGGCACCATTTCCGGCATCGTCGGCACGGGCTCGTCGATCATGCTGATGCCGGTGCTGGTCTATGCCTATGGGCCGAAGGAGGCCGTGCCGATCATGGCCGTGGCCTCCGTCATGGCGAATTTCTCGCGGATCCTGGCCTGGTGGCGCGAGGTCGACTGGCGGGCCTGCGCGGCCTATTCCGTGACAGGCATTCCAGCCGCAGCGCTCGGCGCGCGCACGCTGCTGGCGCTGCCTTCGCATGCGGTCGATATTGCCATCGGCCTCTTCCTGATCGCGATGGTACCGGTGCGGCACTTCCTGGCGCGGCACGACCTCAAGGCCAATCTCTGGCACCTCGCGATCGGCGGCGCCGTCATCGGCTATCTCACCGGCATCGTGGTCTCGACCGGCCCGCTCAGCGTGCCGCTGTTCCTGTTCTACGGCCTCAGCAAGGGCGCCTTCCTCGCCACCGAAGCCGCCTCGTCGCTGGGGCTCTACCTCAGCAAGTCGGTGACGTTCGAGCGCTTCGGGGCGCTGACCGCCGACGTTGCTCTGAAAGGATTGGTGGCCGGCTCGTCGCTGATGATCGGTGCCTTCGTCGCAAAACGCTTCGTGCTGCACCTGAAGCCGGAGATGTTTCGCCTGCTGATGGACGGCATCATGCTGGCGGCGGGCATGTCGATGCTGTTGAACGCATTCTGACCTCTGAGAGACATACCGCCGAGCAAAGGACCCAATGAATGCGCACCGTCTCCCTGATCGCCGCCGCCGGCATCGTCCTCTTCGCAATACAGCCGGTGTCCGCCGCGCAGACGTTCGACGGCTTATGGGCCTCGACGAAAAAGGACTGCCGCGACAGCGAGGCCCCGGACAGCAAAACGATGATCGACCTCGACAACGTCATCAAGGGCAAGCCGGCCCCGCTGGTCGATCGGTACGAGAACCATTGCCGCATCGACCGCAAGACGCCGGCCGGCGACGGCCTCGTGCTGTCCGCCACCTGCTTCGAGTTCTGGGACGATTACACCAAGGGCGTGAACGGCAGTAAGGTCACGATCAAGCTGGCGCCGGGCGCCAACGGCACGATCAAGATCGACGGGAAGCCCTATCTGCTGTGCAAGCGCAAGGACGAGCTGCCGAAAGCCCGCTAGCGCGGAACGCGTCGCACTCCCATCTCCGATCGTGCTAAGCACCCACAGCAGAGCAACGACTCAACACATCCATGGCCAAGAACACGCTTTCCTTCGTCTGCCAGAACTGCGGCGCGGCCTATAACCGCTGGCAGGGCAAGTGCGAGTCCTGCGGCGAGTGGAATACGCTCGCCGAGGAGGACACCAGCGGCAGCGTGCCGGTGTCGATCCGCTCCAAACGCAAGGGGCGGACGTTCGCGCTGGAGAGTCTTTCCGGCAAGAGCCCGGATGCGCCGCGCCTGTCCTCGGGGATGAGCGAGCTCGACCGCGTCACCGGCGGCGGCTTCGTCCGCGGCTCGGTGCTGCTGCTCGGCGGCGATCCCGGTATCGGCAAATCGACGCTGCTGACGCAGGCGACCAGCCTGCTGGCGCGCGCCGGCCACCGCGTCGTCTACATCTCCGGCGAAGAGGCGGTCGCGCAGGTGCGCCTGCGCGCCGAACGGCTCGGCCTGTCGGACGCACCGGTACAGCTCGCCGCCGAGACCTCGGTCGAGGACATCGTCTCGACGCTGTCGGAGGGCGCGGTGCCCCGGCTCATCGTGATCGATTCGATCCAGACCATGTGGACCGACACCGTGGAATCGGCGCCCGGCACGGTGACGCAGGTGCGCGCCTCGGCGCAGGCGCTGATCCGTTTCGCCAAGAAGACCGGCGCGGCCATCATCCTGGTCGGCCATGTCACCAAGGACGGCCAGATCGCCGGTCCCCGCGTGGTCGAGCACATGGTCGACGCGGTGATGTCGTTCGAGGGCGAAGGCTCGCAGCAGTTCCGCATCCTGCGCGCCGTGAAGAACCGTTTCGGGCCGACCGACGAGATCGGCGTGTTCGAGATGACCGGCCTGGGCCTGCGCGAGGTCACCAACCCCTCGGAGCTGTTCCTGTCCGAGCGCGATCTCGGCACGCCCGGCACCGCAGTCTTCGCGGGTATCGAGGGCACGCGGCCCGTCCTGGTCGAATTGCAGGCACTGGTGGCCCCGACCTCGCTGGGCACGCCCAGGCGCGCGGTGGTCGGCTGGGATCCGAGCCGGCTGTCGATGGTGCTGGCGGTGCTGGAGGCCCATTGCGGGGTCAAGCTCTCCGGCCACGACGTTTATCTGAACGTCGCCGGCGGCCTGCGCATCCACGAGCCGGCGGCGGATCTGGCCGCTGCGGCGGCATTGGTCTCATCCCTGGTTAACGCGCAATTGCCGAGCGATGCGGTCTATTTCGGCGAGATCTCGCTGTCCGGCGTGGTGCGCCCGGTGGCACAGACCCCGGCACGGCTGAAGGAGGCGGCAAAACTCGGCTTTCAGCGTGCCGTGTTGCCCGAATCGGCCCGCGGTGAGAGCGGCGGCGATGCCGGATTGACGCTGAATGCGGTCAACAGCCTGACGACATTGGTGGCCGAGATCGCGGCCCGCGGCTCCCGCCGGGGCGAATCGAACGCGCAGGCCGAGAAAAATGCCACACCGGCAAGATTCCGCCGTGGAGAGGGTTAGCCGGAGGTGACGCCGGAGGTGTCCGCCGCTATACACCCGTCACAAAAGCAGCATGGGATTGCGTGGTTGCGGCCTTGCCGGGAACGCCGTCTGCCCCTCTTTTAAGGCAGCGGCCAAATACCGATTCGGCTAAAGCACCTTGGAAGTACGAGCGGACCAGACCAGCCGATGCCAGTTACCATCCTCGACCTGATCCTGCTCGGTGTGATGCTGATTTCGGGCCTGCTTGCCTTGGTCCGCGGCTTCATGCGCGAAATCCTGTCGATCGCGGCCTGGGGCGCGGCGGCGATCGTGACGCTGTACTCGTTCTCGAAGCTGCTGCCGACCGCAAAGACCTACTTCAACAACGACACCGTCGCGACCGTGGTCGTGATCGCCGGCGTGTTCATCGGCACCCTCGTCGTGGTCTCCGTGATCACGGTCCGGATCTCCGACATGATCCTGGATTCGCGCATCGGCGCGCTGGACCGCACCCTTGGCTTCCTGTTTGGCCTTGCTCGCGGCCTTTTGATCGTGGTCGTCGCCTACCAGTTCTTCATCTGGCTGGTTCCCGACAAGCAGCAGCCGGATTGGGTTCGCGGCGCAAAGTCCCGAACCGTGCTCGATTCGACCGGAGATTGGCTGAAGTCGCTCTTGCCGGATGACCCCGAGAACACCATCTTGAAGAGATTCAAGAAAAACAAACCAGATGATGATCAAGCTGATTCCGAACAGCAGCCTTCGGGCAGTGGCGACGGATACAGTAAACCTGCTCGTGACAGTTTGAAGAAACTGATCGAGAAACCTGCGGCGCGTTGATTGCCCCTAAAGAGAGGCGTGGACGAGATGCGACACCCTGACCAGGACGCCCGACTTGATCTCGATCCGAACGCCGGTCCAGGCCCGGCCGCGCTAGAGGTTCAGGACGATCTGGAGGGGGATACGCTGCGCGAGGAATGCGGCGTCTTCGGCATCTACGGTCATCCCGACGCCGCCGCCATCACCGCGCTCGGCCTGCACGCTCTTCAACACCGCGGCCAGGAAGCCGCCGGCATCGTCTCCTACGACGGCAGCCGTTTCCATTCAGAGCGCCGGCTCGGCCTCGTCGGCGACACTTTCTCCCGCCGCGAGGTGATCGACCGCCTGCCCGGCAACATGGCCGTCGGCCATGTCCGCTACTCCACCACCGGCGCCACCATCCTGCGCAACGTGCAGCCGCTGTTCGCCGAGCTCAATGCCGGCGGTCTCGCTGTCGCCCATAACGGCAACCTCACCAACGGCCTGACGCTGCGCCGCGAGCTCGTAAAGAACGGCGCGATGATGCAGTCGACCACCGACACCGAGGTGATCCTGCACCTGGTGGCGCGCTCCAGGCGCAGCCGCTTCATCGAGCGCTATGTCGACGCGCTGCGCGAGATCGAGGGCGCCTATGCGCTGGTGTCGCTGACCAACAAGAAGCTGGTCGGCGCGCGCGATCCGCGCGGCATCCGTCCGCTGGTGCTCGGCGACCTCGACGGCTGCCCGATCCTGACGTCGGAGACCTGCGCGCTCGACATCATCGGCGCGCGCTTCATCCGCGACATCGAGCCGGGCGAAGTCATCGTTTTCGACGAGAACGGCCAGGACATCCACAAACCGTTCCCTCCGATGGCGCCGCGCCCCTGCATCTTCGAATACATCTACTTCTCCCGTCCGGATTCCATCGTCCATGGCCGGTCGGTGTATGAAGTGCGCAAGGCCTTCGGCGCCCAGCTCGCGCGCGAGAGTCATGTGCCGATCGACGTCGTGGTGCCGGTGCCGGATTCCGGCGTGCCCGCCGCGGTCGGCTACAGCCAGCATTCCGGCGTGCCGTTCGAGCTCGGCATCATCCGCAACCACTATGTCGGCCGCACCTTCATCCAGCCGACGCAGGCGATCCGCGAATCCGGCGTGCGCATGAAGCATTCGGCCAACCGCGCCGCGATCGAGGGCAAGCGCATCATCCTGATCGACGACTCGCTGGTGCGCGGCACCACCTCGAAGAAGATCGTGCGCATGATGCGCGATGCCGGCGCCAAGGAAGTGCATTTCCGCCTCGCCTCGCCGCCGATCCTCTATCCCGATTATTACGGCATCGACCTGCCCGATCGTGGTGGTCTTCTGGCGGCGACGCATTCGCTGGAAGAGATGCGCGAGATCATCGGCGCCGACTCGCTCGCCTTCCTGTCGATCGACGGCATGTACCGCGCGATGGGCGAGCCCGGCCGCGACCCCGCCAATCCGAAATTCTCGGATCATTGTTTTACCGGCGCGTATCCGACTCACCTCACCGACCAGACCCAGACCGAGCAGCAACCGCGGCAATTGTCGCTGCTGGCGGAAGCGAGCTGACGCTGGGGCGTTCGGAGGCCTCTTTTCGTCATGGCCGGGCTTGTCCCGGCCATCCACGTCTGTAATACCCGCCGCAAGGAACGTGGATGCCCGGGACAAGCCCGGGCATGACGGAAGTATTCGACGATGACAAAACCTCTCACCTCCCGCATCGCTCTCGTCACCGGCGCCTCGCGCGGCATCGGCTTTGCCACCGCGCGTGCGCTGGCCAAGGCCGGTGCGCATATCGTGGCGGTGGCGCGCACGCAGGGCGGGCTCGAGGAACTCGACGACGAGATCCGGAAAGACGGCGGCAGCGCCACCCTGGTGCCGCTCAACCTCACTGATTCCGACGGTATCGCGCGTCTCGGCGCCGGCCTGCACGAGCGCTACGGCAAGCTCGACATCCTCGTCGGCAATGCCGGCGTGCTCGGCCCGTCCTCGCCAATCGGCCATATCGAGCTCAAGACCTTCAACGACGTGATGGCCGTCAACGTCTCCGCGAACTTCCAGCTGATCCGCTGCATGGAGCCGTTGCTCAAGCAATCCGACGCCGGCCGCGCTGTGTTCGTCACCTCGGGCGCCGCCAACAAGGCGACCGCTTATGTCAGCCCCTACGCCGCGTCCAAGGCCGCGCTGGAGACGCTGGCGCGCGTCTGGGCGCAGGAGACCGCGAACACGAAGCTGCGCGTGAACCTGTTCAACCCCGGCCCGGTCCGCACCCGCATGCGCGCCACGCTGATGCCGGGCGAAGACCCCGCGACGCTCGATCTGCCCGAGCAGGTCGCCGAATTCATCGTGCCGATGTGCGCGCCCGATTGGACCGAGACCGGCAAGTTCTACGACTACAAGACCCGCAGCCTCATGAGCTTCCGTTCGCCGGCCTGATTGACTTGACCGCCTCCCCGCGATTGACTGCTGCTGCTCAAGCGGCAGCAGGCCGTAAAACCAAAAAAGGGAGGTTGCCATGGCTCCATGGCATGGCGGCGCGGATCTTGCGCGTGCACTCGCAAATGTCTCTCGCACCGTCTCCCTTCTGATCACGGCCGTCGCGCTTGTGCTTCCTGGAACGGCGACTGCGGGTGACGTGCCGACATTCGCGGTCGATGCCGCCTGGCCAAAGCCGCTGCCCAACAACTGGATCCTCGGCCAGGTCGGCGGCATCACCGTCGACGCGCAGGGCCACATCTGGGTGATCCATCGCCCGCGCTCGCTCACCGACGACGAGAAAGGCGCAAGCCTCACCCCGCCGCGCTCCAAATGCTGCGTGTCCGCGCCGCCTGTGCTCGAATTCGACAGCGACGGCAATCTGCTGCGGTCCTGGGGCGGTCCGGGCCAGGGCTACGAGTGGGTCGGGCGCGAGCACGGCATCGAGGTCGACGAACGCGGCTTCGTCTGGATCGGCGGCAATGCCGACAACGACAATGCGATCCTGAAATTCACGCTCGACGGCAAGTTCGTCGCCCAGATCGGCAAGATGGCGCCGAGCCTCGGCAGCAACGACACGACGCAGCTCGGCAAGCCCGCCGAAACCGCAATCGACAAGGAGGCGAACGAAATCTACGTCGCCGACGGCTATGGCAACCGCCGCATCATCGTATTCGATGCGACCACGCTCGCCTACAAGCGTCACTGGGGCGCCTACGGCAACAAGCCCAACGACGACAAGCAAGGTCCGTATGATCCCAAGGCGCCGGTTGCTCAGCAATTCGGCAATCCCGTCCACTGCGTGAAGCTCGCCAATGACGGGCTAGTCTATGTCTGCGACCGCATCAACAACCGTATCCAGGTCTTCAGGAAGGACGGCAGCTTTGTGAAGGAGTTCTTCTTCGAGAAGAACACGCTCGGCAACGGCGCGGTGTGGGACATCGCGATCTGGCCCGATCCGAAGCAGACCTATCTGCTCAGCGCGGACGGCGAGAACAACGAGATCCGGGTGATCAAGCGCGAGGACGGCAGCGTGGTCGGCAGCTTCGGGCACAGCGGCCGCAACGCCGGACAATTCCACTGGGTCCATGCCATGGCGATCGACGCCAAGGGTAACGTCTATACCGCCGAGGTCGATACCGGAAAGCGCATCCAGAAATTCAAGCTGACATCGGACGCGCTGAAATAGCGTCTGGACGCATTTTGACCAAAAGTTAACCGACGGATGACGCTACGACGCAGTGTCATCCGGCTTTAGGTGCATTGCCGCCGGGCGTGGGACACGCTAGAGCCATCAGCCGGAAAGAAAAGCTTCGCAAGAGAGCCGTCCGCATATTTGACAATGGAGGAAACCTTTTATGACGACGACGTTCGCACGCCGTTCCGCGGCCCTTCTGGCCTGTGCCGCCTTCGGTTTTGCCACATCTGCTTTCGCCCAGGACAAGACCATCAAGATCGGCGTGCTCAACGACATGTCGAGCCTCTATGCCGACATCGGTGGCCCGAACTCGGTCGCGGCGGTCAAGATGGCGGTCGAGGATTCCGGCCTGAAGGCCAAGGGCTGGACCATCGAGGTCCTCTCCGGCGACCACCAGAACAAGCCCGACATCGGCGTCAACATCGCCCGGCAATGGATCGACGCCGACAAGGTCGACGCCATCGCTGACACGCCGAGCTCCGGCGTTGCCCTCGCCGTGAGCAACCTCGTCAAGGAAAAGAACGCGGTGCTGCTCAATTCGGGCGCGGCCACCGCAGACCTCACCGGCAAGGCCTGCACGCCCAACACCGTGTCCTTTACTTACGACACCTACATGCTCGCCAACGGCACCGGCAAGGCGCTGACCAAGGCGGGCGGCGACAGCTGGTTCTTCCTCACCGCGGACTACGCCTTCGGCCATGCGCTGGAGCGTGATACCGGCGCGGTCGTCACGGCCACGGGCGGCAAGGTGCTCGGCGGCGTCAAGCACCCGCTCAACACGGCGGACTTCTCCTCCTTCCTGCTCCAGGCACAGTCCTCAAAGGCCAAGATCATCGGCCTCGCCAATGCGGGCGGCGACACCACCAACGCGATCAAGCAGGCCGCCGAGTTCGGCATCGTCCAGGGCGGTCAGAAGCTCGCCGCCCTGCTGCTGTTCATCAACGACGTGCACTCGCTCGGCCTGAAGACC
The nucleotide sequence above comes from Bradyrhizobium sp. NDS-1. Encoded proteins:
- a CDS encoding transporter substrate-binding domain-containing protein, producing the protein MTNKTLLGTVTALCGLIAMTATPASADLLDDIMKAKKIRISTDLAIPPSGMMDSTMTPTGSDVEVAQLLAKDWGLQLEFIQTTGATRIPNVLTGKADIIISTLSVTAERAKVIDFTKRYATLQSDVGCLKSSTIKDWPDLKDKPIGVSRGTTQDTTLSNMKDKDLKIARYDDDATMVTAAVSGQVDCVGSSATIINQIGVKNPSRVFESRIPLATFDLAIGLKKGEQPLMDKLNAWITENVKNGKLNAIYRKFHGVDLPPDMRS
- the rpiB gene encoding ribose 5-phosphate isomerase B; the encoded protein is MRLVIGSDHAGWPLKQTVIDHIRKLGHEIIDVGSHDDKPVDFPDIARAVAAKVTSGEATRGIMVCGTGVGASIAANKMKGIRAAVCHDVHSAHQSVEHDDVNVMCIGAQIVGAWLAVDLVSSYLSAEFSTDEDFRRRVEKLRVMDEQG
- a CDS encoding ribokinase, encoding MILVFGSLNVDLVAEVPIIPGPGRTVLAPSYRTHFGGKGANQAVAAARIAGPGRVRMAGRVGRDGFGDSAIENLRANGVDADLVIRADEPTGCAFITVDQAGENAITVASGANMTASASDLAAELYSSDTVLMLQMEVPFAQAKEAARRTSAASGTVIWNLAPVPDKMTREMVTELLAVTDYLLVNEHEALDAAAAVGLACDDHEMAAAGLARAGNLTCIVTAGAQGALAMTAEGTCLRAAAPRITPVDTTGAGDTFVGAFAAILSEGVSLQHALEVSCEAAALKCLKAGAQTGMPMRSAIGSIA
- a CDS encoding sulfite exporter TauE/SafE family protein, with translation MAFLFVLTVGLVAGTISGIVGTGSSIMLMPVLVYAYGPKEAVPIMAVASVMANFSRILAWWREVDWRACAAYSVTGIPAAALGARTLLALPSHAVDIAIGLFLIAMVPVRHFLARHDLKANLWHLAIGGAVIGYLTGIVVSTGPLSVPLFLFYGLSKGAFLATEAASSLGLYLSKSVTFERFGALTADVALKGLVAGSSLMIGAFVAKRFVLHLKPEMFRLLMDGIMLAAGMSMLLNAF
- the radA gene encoding DNA repair protein RadA; amino-acid sequence: MAKNTLSFVCQNCGAAYNRWQGKCESCGEWNTLAEEDTSGSVPVSIRSKRKGRTFALESLSGKSPDAPRLSSGMSELDRVTGGGFVRGSVLLLGGDPGIGKSTLLTQATSLLARAGHRVVYISGEEAVAQVRLRAERLGLSDAPVQLAAETSVEDIVSTLSEGAVPRLIVIDSIQTMWTDTVESAPGTVTQVRASAQALIRFAKKTGAAIILVGHVTKDGQIAGPRVVEHMVDAVMSFEGEGSQQFRILRAVKNRFGPTDEIGVFEMTGLGLREVTNPSELFLSERDLGTPGTAVFAGIEGTRPVLVELQALVAPTSLGTPRRAVVGWDPSRLSMVLAVLEAHCGVKLSGHDVYLNVAGGLRIHEPAADLAAAAALVSSLVNAQLPSDAVYFGEISLSGVVRPVAQTPARLKEAAKLGFQRAVLPESARGESGGDAGLTLNAVNSLTTLVAEIAARGSRRGESNAQAEKNATPARFRRGEG
- a CDS encoding CvpA family protein, translated to MPVTILDLILLGVMLISGLLALVRGFMREILSIAAWGAAAIVTLYSFSKLLPTAKTYFNNDTVATVVVIAGVFIGTLVVVSVITVRISDMILDSRIGALDRTLGFLFGLARGLLIVVVAYQFFIWLVPDKQQPDWVRGAKSRTVLDSTGDWLKSLLPDDPENTILKRFKKNKPDDDQADSEQQPSGSGDGYSKPARDSLKKLIEKPAAR
- the purF gene encoding amidophosphoribosyltransferase, giving the protein MRHPDQDARLDLDPNAGPGPAALEVQDDLEGDTLREECGVFGIYGHPDAAAITALGLHALQHRGQEAAGIVSYDGSRFHSERRLGLVGDTFSRREVIDRLPGNMAVGHVRYSTTGATILRNVQPLFAELNAGGLAVAHNGNLTNGLTLRRELVKNGAMMQSTTDTEVILHLVARSRRSRFIERYVDALREIEGAYALVSLTNKKLVGARDPRGIRPLVLGDLDGCPILTSETCALDIIGARFIRDIEPGEVIVFDENGQDIHKPFPPMAPRPCIFEYIYFSRPDSIVHGRSVYEVRKAFGAQLARESHVPIDVVVPVPDSGVPAAVGYSQHSGVPFELGIIRNHYVGRTFIQPTQAIRESGVRMKHSANRAAIEGKRIILIDDSLVRGTTSKKIVRMMRDAGAKEVHFRLASPPILYPDYYGIDLPDRGGLLAATHSLEEMREIIGADSLAFLSIDGMYRAMGEPGRDPANPKFSDHCFTGAYPTHLTDQTQTEQQPRQLSLLAEAS
- a CDS encoding SDR family NAD(P)-dependent oxidoreductase — its product is MTKPLTSRIALVTGASRGIGFATARALAKAGAHIVAVARTQGGLEELDDEIRKDGGSATLVPLNLTDSDGIARLGAGLHERYGKLDILVGNAGVLGPSSPIGHIELKTFNDVMAVNVSANFQLIRCMEPLLKQSDAGRAVFVTSGAANKATAYVSPYAASKAALETLARVWAQETANTKLRVNLFNPGPVRTRMRATLMPGEDPATLDLPEQVAEFIVPMCAPDWTETGKFYDYKTRSLMSFRSPA
- a CDS encoding ABC transporter substrate-binding protein yields the protein MTTTFARRSAALLACAAFGFATSAFAQDKTIKIGVLNDMSSLYADIGGPNSVAAVKMAVEDSGLKAKGWTIEVLSGDHQNKPDIGVNIARQWIDADKVDAIADTPSSGVALAVSNLVKEKNAVLLNSGAATADLTGKACTPNTVSFTYDTYMLANGTGKALTKAGGDSWFFLTADYAFGHALERDTGAVVTATGGKVLGGVKHPLNTADFSSFLLQAQSSKAKIIGLANAGGDTTNAIKQAAEFGIVQGGQKLAALLLFINDVHSLGLKTAQGLTFTESFYWDLNDQTREWSKRFQKVSPKGSMPSMTVAGLYAEILHYLKAMDALGSNPRDGAKVVAKMKELPTDDPLFGKGPLRQDGRRLIPAYLFEVKKPEESKGPWDYYKLVSTIAPEDAAKPLKDSDCPLVKK